The genomic region CCAGCACGTGCCGCCGCATCTTGGCCACACTCTCGTCCGCGTCCCCGTCCGCCGGGGACGGGTACCAGGTGAAGTTCCAGTACACGGAGGTGTCGGAGCAGGGGAGCACGCCGGAGCGGAAGCCCTGGCCGATGAACTGCAGCATCTCCGGCCCGAAGCCGTGGCCGTCCGGGTACTCGGCGAGGCCCCTGGTGGCGGACCGCCCCGAGAGGATGGGcttgggcaggcccagccaccTCGCCACCACCGAGTTCACTCCGTCACACCCCACAAGAACCTGCACGCACGGATCCGCTTAGTCAGTGTAAGAAGATTTTGTTACCAACCGCAGTGCAGTGCTGACAAGAAGAGATGCGCTCTTACGTTGGCTCTGATGGTGGAGCCGTCGGCCATGTGCAGGAGCTTCACGTTGCCCTCTTCCTCGATCTCAATGGCGACCATCTTGGAGGAGTACCTGATGGTGCCCTCCGGCAGCTCGTTCTCCAGCGTCTCCAGCAGGAAGTTGCGCTTCACGCACCGGATCTCGTGAGGCACGCTGATAGAAGGAACCAATAATTATTGGGAGTATCTAGAACTCATCtaaatgagatataatttggtcccATTCACTTGAAAATCAAGAACAAAAACAACTCACGtcagcacacacacatcttataACATCACATTCAATGGCTATAagaggtgaatgagaccaaattatatctcatctagatgagttctagcaaaactgataATTATTCGCGGTCAGATTAATGATCAGACCATTGTTCCTATGATTGTAAATTCAGTGAGCATGGTCTCGTAAGATTGTCGTACCTTTTACCCTGCATCTTTAGGCTCACTTTTGCGGCAGCCTCGCCCGTGGACGCAGAGAAGGCCACCAGCCTGCGAACAAGTACAGTAAAATATTCACTTCAGTGAGCTATAGGGACAGTGGTTTGTGTAGAGACATAGACATTTTCCACTAAAGAAAGGTTCATCTTAAATCTAAAAGTGTTTAAGTAATTTGACAGGTTTGACCATGAGCCAATTATTCTGAGCTTCACAGTGAGTTGGTGTATGTACTACGTTGCTCTGTACAGAAAAGCTTTGGTGGGTGGGATGCTTAAAGATTATGACCTCTCGTAGAGGAGATGGTGCTCCCTGATCTTGTCCCCGACACCGAGCGCATCCAGCGCGCGGAAGGCGTTGGTCCATGTGGTGAAGGCGTACCCCGACGCCCGCAGCGTCGCCGACGACTCCAGCACCACGCACCTCACCCCTTTCCTGCAACACCACCCGTTCGTCAGCTTGATCTTCCAGGCCGGAGCGAGAGCCGAACGGAACAAGAAACCCCAATCAAGAAGGCTCTTGAATTACCTGTGCAGCCCCAGGGCCGTGGCGAGGCCGGCGAGCCCGGCGCCGGCGATGACGATCTCCTCGACGCCCTCCATCTACCGTGGAGACTTAGTGAAGAGTGctagagcaagaagaagagaggGATCCGGTTCTGATGGAAGAACCAGGAGCTTCAGTGTGTGACGTATTTATAATTATAACAGCAGCATGGACTGGAAGGTGGCTGGAAGGCCGGCCGATCGAGGTGAGGAGGTGATCATCTCATCTTCACGTGACGAATTGGATGGAGGCCGTCGGTTGGATGACCGGATTCTTTCTTTCCGCTGGACGCGACGGGGAAGGAAGGCGAACTCTGACTTTGGTCCACCGCGGCGGCCGTCTACGTGACCACGTCCAGGCATGTACTACTGCCTTGGCTCTCACGTCGTCAGAGATAGGGTATGGCCGGGGAGATTCTGTCGCAAAAGGTTTCAAGATTGTTGTGCTGCTCGTCTGCGAATGCCTGTGTGTGTATAGTAGCGTGTCTCGGTCGCAAGATTTGTTGTACATGCACAGAGGAAACTGCCTAGCTGGTTTCCTTGTGCAATTCATTATTGACTAGCTAGACCAATCTGCAGGCTCCTTTTTCTTTTCCTGGCAAAGTTACACGGAATTACGACTAGCgcgtttatttggatttggaccgGACTATGGAATTCTTTGGCAGTGAGTATAATATATATGTGGTCTGATTTGATATCCACCGTGACAGGTTGTATTGCCAGGCAGCGACCACCATGCCCGGCTCCACCGTGGTGCTCATCGGCGCCTTCATGGCCGCGCTTCTCGCCGTCTCCCTCTCCACCGTCGTCCTCTGCTCCAACCGGCGCCAGGCGTCACAGCAGAGCGTTGTCGACTTCGAGCTCGGCCTGGGGCAGCCGTGCCCGTGCGGGATCGACAAGGCCGCGTACCCGACAACAGTGTATTCGTCGGCTGCGAGCCAGATGGCTGCCGCCGCCACGTCGGTTAAAGAAGATGGCCGGGCGCCGGGAGACACGACGTGCGCGGTGTGCCTGACGGAGTATGCAgacggcgacgacctccggtggctGCCCAGGTGCCGGCATGCGTTCCACCGGTCGTGCGTCGACGAATGGCTGCGCCGGCGCCCAAGCTGCCCGCTCTGCCGCACGTAGCctccacgcatgcatgcatgcactagcTACAGCTAGAGCAGGGTTGCTAACACGCATGGGTCGAATGAATCACACATTTGTCTTCATTCCTTGACTTTATTTATTCACTGTACAACGCTCCGCGTGAAGCTCTAACAGACAAACAAACTGCCTCTCGTGTCAGGACCATTTCCTAGGCAGCAACAGATCATAGTGTAGCTAATTCGCGTTGGTATATGTCTCCTACTACCAACTCCCACTGTTTCTAATATATCTTTTTTTAGAGatactagtaagtgtgcacgtgcaacacacgtctaTTTGGACTAATAAGTGTGCACGTGTAACACATGTTTATTTGGATTAACACATTATACTAAGCTTAATACAAGACAATTTATTCATAAATTTAAAATTTCCCCATAAAGTACACAATCTCTTATTCCCTACTCGTACAAATAATTTGAAATATCGTTTCTCCTTAATCAACATGTCTCCTGTATTAAAAGACCACCCACTTTTCCCGATGTATAAAACTCAAAATTACTTAGAAGATTCATCATAATTCtccatatgcacatatttatgcAAGTATAATCACACATGAAATTAAATGTCACTTAGGACAAGCTAAGAAACCGTTTCAGTAACAAACTCCAGTCAAGAATTATTATTACAATTGAGTGTCAACCACAATAGTAGGAAGAGACCTCTATGGTTTGTTGAAAAGAGGAAGCCATTATTAGATAGAGAAGTGTAGAGATGTCTTGACTGCATAGAATCAGCTGTGAAACAAGACAAAAAAAATGCGGTGGTAATGTATCCGTGTACGTTTTGTGGGGTGCACTTAGAGAAGATAATGCTTGCTCTTTTATAAGTAGTATAGAAGTAGAGACGAAGTCATAAGGATCATGATTCAAGATATTCGGAGAAACATGGTTGGTCTCTCTGTATGATGCGAACTCGTCACCTCTACCAAAGTGCTCGTGCATAGTATGTAATGTAGAGTGCAATaatgaaataaaataaatgatATGAGAATTTACCATGACCACAAAATATCCTacattcatcatcatcataatcaacatgcATCTTTTGCTTCTCTTGTATGTGGTTCAAGTTTTCTATCAGGAAAACATGTTAACTCACCTGTAGATAAGGACAATATGAAAATGCTCATGTGAACTTACAATTGCCATGTATATGCTGGACAAACAAATACACTTATGCAAACTTCGGGTTTTTAGTAAAACTTATGCAAACTTTAGTTTTTTTCACTAAAACTTATGCAAACTTCTGGGCTTTTTTTCAGTGAAACATAATTTCATGACTGCAAGTAAGGTCTTGGTTCGGCGAATTTGTCTGTGAGTTCACTATGTAGTCGTGAGTTGGCCATGTAATAACCGATAGTCAGTACTTAAAAAAACAAGGATGTCTGTTGCAGGTATGCGAAAATCagtgaaaaataaataaagaaagaaagaaagaaagaaagaaggcatTGGTTGCCTGAAACCCAACTGTATGTGCTCCAGCGCTACTCTGTTTCTTATTGCCTCATCTCTAGTTCCTGTACTTCTAGATGTGTCACCACCGATGAGGTAGCGATAAAAAACAACACTCAATACTTACCTGATTAGTGCGTGTGTGCGGCGTGTTCGCGTGAAGGCAAGTGTCTCCGTCATTCAGGCATGCGAGCGGCCGCGACGACCGTGTCCTCTCACCAGCTGGGTGGTGTTGTCGACGCAGGTGAGTCAGTCGTCCAGCTTTGAGGTGGCAGCCTCCACGCACCGGGGCGTGGGGAGTTCCAGTGTCCAACAAAGGTAGGATGTCTTTGGACGACGTCGTCCACGCGTGACTACTGGACAAGCGTGTCCAATGGAGCAGTACATGTCAGAGCTGAGGGAGTCGGCGGTGGCTTCGGGCGAGTGAGATCGGGCCGTGATTAGCTTCACCTGCTGCGCAGTGGCCGAGACCTGCGCCGCCCAAGGGACGACGATGGTTGGCGACCAGGCGAATCTACATGCATGGTTGTGGGGGCGAATGCCCCCACTCAATTTTTTTGGCCCACTTATACTGGTCCAGGATACTCGGGGTTGCCCCCACTTGAAGGGCGTCGGCGGTGGGTGGTTGTCAGCGTGGGTGTTGTGTACGGAGCTGAAGTCGACGCGGATGCCGGTGGTTCCCAGAGAGCATGCCCAGGACATGGACGAAATCGTTGCAGTCAGTAGAAGAGTGACATGACCTTCAAGCATAAGATAAAGGCGGTGATGGCACGTGTATGTGTTTGGAGGAAGCTGCAGCTCCTCCTCGCGTGTCTCCCACTGTGGCTCGCGTGGTTGGTGGGCCGATGACGGCAGGCGACTCGCGATCGCGATTCCCTGATAGGAGACGATAGGATGCGCTCGTGATTAGTTTTCCTAAATAATTagatgtgaaaggatcgatatggttgactagaggggggtgaacaggcaactaacaatttttagcttttctttaacaatttaaactttgtaTCAAAGtaagttgtctagatatgcaactaggtgagcaacctatatgatgcaacgaggataggaacacaagcaagcaaatgatatgaaacaaataagcttgcacaagtaaaggcacgagataaccaagagtggagacggtggagacgaggatgtgttgccgaaattccttccctttgagaggaagtacgtctccgttggagcgatgtggaggcacaatgctccccaagaagccactagggccactgtattctcctcacgccctcacacaatgcgagatgttgtgattccactattggtgcccttggaggcggcgaccgaacctttaccagcaaggttggggcaatctccacaactcaattggaggctcccaacaacaccacgaagcttcaccacaatggactatggcctcgcagtgacctcaaccgtctaggatgctcaaacacccaagagtaacaagatccgcaagggattagtgggggaatcaaatttctcttggtggaagtgtggatcgaggccttctcaaccactctcgaacaaatcaacaagtttgattggctaggaagtgagatcgggcgaaaatggagtttagagcaataatggagcttggggTTGGAAGAGATGAGTCAACAGGGAAGagggggaccccttatatagtgtaggacaaagatccaaccattacccaccaaccagcccgcagccagcggtactaccgcgccaggctAGCGGTACCACCGCagggccgcgcggtactaccgcttgctatcaagcggtactaccgcacggctatgcggtactaccgtactagcccgcggtactgccgcaaccccagcgaCAGCAAGATCAGATCTGACGTGTAGGAGCTGAGGGCGGTACTTCCGCAAGCGCGATATTACCGCGCctgcatgcggtactaccgcaaggcagaaaTCCCCTAGCCAGGGGGGAGGAAACATCCATGCCTACTTCCACAAAGAAATGGAacaagcaaaaacccgacacagtagtactgccgaggggcggtactactgcctgacagcatagcgcggtactaccgcggagcgaaagcggtactaccgcggtacgTGCGgctgtaaaaaattacatccgcccttaCTACCGCGAAGGAGCGGCACTAGCCTGATGGGCAGCGGTAGtgcagctccaggggagcggtactaccgtgggcacctgcggtactaccgcgccaccgcatggtactaccgctgatgcctacggtactactgctttcctgggagcagtactactgcAACCCAACTCAGCAGCCAGAACCAGGGAGGCGAGAAAtcggaggaagctccaagggacaaaaggaggggacaagaaggagacgtgtacgtgatgattccacccaaacctttccaacgcggaccccctcttaatggtacggctttcctacgactcaagtccaccaaaaagaaacaaagaaaagatgtcgtcttcaacagtcttcgaggggcacccaaccgtcttgtgcctagcgatgaaatgtctggaatactcaaggcacacgattagtccgcaaacgcgttgtcatcaatcaccaaaacaccttagggataaatatgctcttacaatcagtggcggagccagaagaAGTCAATGAGGGAGGCCAAGTGCAGTTGAACATGGTTTGGGAGGGCCGGCGCATCAAAGTTCATCATTTTAACAGCAATTTATCACCTCTTAACATGCATATTAGGCTTGAATGAATGATGTTAAGGGGGGGCAAGGCCCCTGCTCGTCCCCTGCCTCCGCCACtgcttacaatctccccctttttggtggattgatgacaatacgggatttgcacaagggaaataatattaagtaaccgcaaacccctcctctctagaatatagacgggctccccctagatgtgtgccacctagatgagtgctttggactgcacgtcacacatactaggatcaaagctccccctatattat from Triticum aestivum cultivar Chinese Spring chromosome 4A, IWGSC CS RefSeq v2.1, whole genome shotgun sequence harbors:
- the LOC123084898 gene encoding monooxygenase 2 encodes the protein MEGVEEIVIAGAGLAGLATALGLHRKGVRCVVLESSATLRASGYAFTTWTNAFRALDALGVGDKIREHHLLYERLVAFSASTGEAAAKVSLKMQGKSVPHEIRCVKRNFLLETLENELPEGTIRYSSKMVAIEIEEEGNVKLLHMADGSTIRANVLVGCDGVNSVVARWLGLPKPILSGRSATRGLAEYPDGHGFGPEMLQFIGQGFRSGVLPCSDTSVYWNFTWYPSPADGDADESVAKMRRHVLARLTAAKIPAEALDVVERSEMSEVVSSPLRFRSPLALVRGSICRGGVCVAGDAFHPMTPELGQGGCAALEDGVVLARCLGEAFAVGGHGSAEAALEKYAQERRWRAVRLVTAAYVVGFVQQSSNPAIKFLREKFLSGLLARVMVDMADYDCGKL